The Salvelinus alpinus chromosome 25, SLU_Salpinus.1, whole genome shotgun sequence genomic sequence GATCCTGGACTGgcttggttacacgtggtctgcagttgtgaggccggttggaagtactgccaaattctctaaaatgacagctctggttgacattcctgcagtcagcatgcgaattgcacgctccctcaaaacttgagatatctgtggcattgtgttgtgacaaaactgcacattttagagtgacattttatcgtccccagcacaaggtgtaatgatcatgctgtttaatcagcttcttgatatgccacacctgtcaggtggattatcttggcaaaggagaaatgttcactaacagggatgtaaacaaatttgtgcacaacatttaagagaaataagctattgtgtgtatgaaacatttctgggatattttatttcagctcatgaaaccaacactttatatatttttgttcagtgtacttaaaAATAAACAAACAGGAAATAGAGATACGTTTGATCAAGAGGCTATGTTGATATGTCGTATCTGTGTTGATATGTCGTATCTGTGCTGATATGTGGTATGAATTCAGAGTCACTCCcaaaaccaaaaacacacaatGAATATTACATAATGTGAAGATAAAAACCTGACAATGTTGCAGAAAGAACTTGGTATGCAAGAGAGTTTTCAACTCAGGCTTATACACAAGGCAGCATCACCTGTGCAAGTGTCCTGCACATGTTAAAGAAAGTATAAAGcattcatttaaaaaacaaaaagcaTCATATTCATATGTTATACCTTAATTATAACACTTTTACGATGTCATATGTCCAAGGCCACTGTAGCAGAATGACACAGACTGTATGCCagacaaaaaccattgattgcaAAGTTCTACAAAACATAcagctctatgcacaaggactacttttaacaatttccactgaatattttacaaaaacatttactcgaagaacagtgcagatgtaaagtttggtaacagaatgccAATATAATCTCCCTCAGTGTTTTTGGACCACGTTTTACTCCAAATTAAGATTCacagatgtctgcagaaagaatcgGTGTCAGCTATATGACAACTTGAGTTTGAAAAAAAATCTactttggttattgaactacagtaagtgaagtggatttacacccggaaACAGATGGTCACATCACGagaccctgatctgtactatacagaagTGCATAATTATGAATGTCCTTCTCCTCATTGTGATGTATTCTGAAaaggtacacaaaggtagaacaAATGTAATGTATTATTCTACACAAtggctattattctaatgagctccggCCCCAAACAAGACCATATTTGATTGGTCCGGTTCGGACCAAATCTGTACCAATAATAGACGTCATTGTTTCACATGTTTGGACAACAAAGTACAGCACCaaaatacaatacagtagagttcAGAAAAGTAAAGGTCAGTACAGGAGAGTTCAGAAAAGTAAAGGTCAGTACAGGAGAGTTCAGAAAAGTAAAGGTCAGTACAGAAGAGTTCAGAAAAGTAaaggtcagtacagtagagttcagaaAAGTAAAGGTCAGTACCAGTAGAGTTCAGAAAAGTAaaggtcagtacagtagagttcagaaaagtaaaggtcagtacagtagagttcagaaaagtaaaggtcagtacagtagagttcagaaAAGTAAAGGTCAGTACAGGAGAGTTCAGAAAAGTAaaggtcagtacagtagagttcagaaAAGTAAAGGTCAGTACCAGTAGAGTTCAGAAAAGTAAAGGTCAGTACCAGTAGAGTTCAGAAAAGTAAAGGTCAGTACAGGAGAGTTCAGAAAAGTAAAGGTCAGTACAGGAGAGTTCAGAAAAGTAAAGGTCAGTACAGTAGAAAcagacatctatgattggtttAGATTTGGACTGACAAAATGTAAACTACTTGTCCATGTCCATGGACGTCCGGTGTCTGTCGGTGCTCAGTGGGTGTGAGGGCTGGTTACAGTAATTGGAAATAGAGAGGGCTCATGAGAGTCATGGCTAGGTGTCAATAAGAACCAGGAGAAGTGACttcaactggagagagagagagagaagagagacagggagagagagggcggggtTGTCCAGACTATTTTCACACTGTTGCTTTGACCGCCACACAacggaaagagaaagaaaacagttatgagctgaacataacagtatgccagtagaagggaggacattAGCAGATGACCCACCTGGTATGTAACTACTATGAACTCCCATTGCAGCAAATTCAGTTGCAGTCATTCTGTTAGCAATTTGGTAACAAAATGACACGTTTTAAATCACTTAATAAATCATAAACCAAATTGTTATCAGTAAAATCACTAAATCGGTAGGTCTACCTTTAATTGTTACTTATgggaactttcattatcctccctcctcatgagggagagaaattagaaaatatcttaatGTTTCTGGTAAGAGAGTGACAAGACACTAGGCAATATTCCTTAAACTTACAGacatcaaataatttctgcaaaactaaatataaatatatagatattactTGGAagggtctttacttcaacattactgggttttgatgtatttctaataccgttaagactttttctggtagatgttttatAAGACCCCTTTTCTATCTGTTTGaacagaaatcaaagcctttgcttattccacattttttgcattggaaatggttgaaaaatgtatatatatatatatatatatgttaatttctcaaaaatatagactcttagctttcatttgacagcAAATTTGATgggctcctatgaacttcacatgttactgctctTGGGACTGCCCATAATCATATCATTGCCCAATGTCTCATGTCCAATGTCCTGTCACTATGTATTTTTTCCCCGACCTTCTCGCTCATCTAAATCCAACCCTAGCTCCTAGTCTACTATTCAAGTGTCTTTAGGTCCTTCAAAAGAGCTTCATAAAACCCATGTATTATTAATATTACTACTAGATGTCAGCAGTGTGACTGAGACTTTTCTGTTCTCGTTGGAGGTGGCCACCTCGGAGTCTGTACCTGTGGCTGTGACGGGGCTGTGCTGTCCCCtgtggcagcagcagcagagggCCTGGGTACAGGCCTCCTGGGCTTGTTGGATCCCCTGCTGGGCCCTCTCACTGACGAAACAGTACAGCGCTGGGTCGGCCACGCAGTTGAAGCTGGTGAGCAGCAGGGAGACGTGGTAGTAGTTGAAGATGTTGATTATGAAGGGGCAGTCTCTTTCCAAGATGGTACGCACCAGCAGGAACACGTGGTATGGAGAGAAACACACCAGGAAAATGACAATGGTGCTGGTCACCAGGTTCTTGATGCGCGTTTTCTGGGTGCTTTGCGTGCCTACGCTTTTTCCGACCGCCCGCAGGACGCGGAGATACGACACGGACAGGATGCCTAGTGGGAACAGGAAGCCAACGGCGAAACGGTAGTAGTTGATTGGGTACTCCCACGGCTGCATGGGGTAGTGCTCAAAGCACACCGATTGGTTGGTGCTGTCCCTGCTTAGTTCCTTGTGTTTGAAAAAGACAACACCCACAGCAATCTCTTTCAGCCAGATGAAGGCACTGGCCAACGTGGCTGCCCGCATACTTCGAA encodes the following:
- the LOC139553385 gene encoding ovarian cancer G-protein coupled receptor 1-like, translating into MWTTSAMTVNMSEADPDHINCTISHEIHQYLFSVAYILVLLIGVPTNAYSLYHAWLQLRDKNELGIYLLNLTVSDLLYLASLPLWLQYIFQGDDWRQTEWLCQLCGFLLYENIYVSIGFLCCISIDRYLAVVYPFRFTAFRSMRAATLASAFIWLKEIAVGVVFFKHKELSRDSTNQSVCFEHYPMQPWEYPINYYRFAVGFLFPLGILSVSYLRVLRAVGKSVGTQSTQKTRIKNLVTSTIVIFLVCFSPYHVFLLVRTILERDCPFIINIFNYYHVSLLLTSFNCVADPALYCFVSERAQQGIQQAQEACTQALCCCCHRGQHSPVTATGTDSEVATSNENRKVSVTLLTSSSNINNTWVL